The following DNA comes from Candidatus Poribacteria bacterium.
CGCCATTCGCGGAGCAGCGATTCCTCGTAGGTGCCGTCAGTCGTATTTTCTTCGAGTCTACGATAAGACAGATTTGAGAATAGATTTGGAAATACCACACCGATTCTAACCCGATCTGTCATCAGGGCATACTGTATACCAAGATCGGTGCCCCACCCTCTGCCGCTGCCTAACGGCACTTGTTCGAGATTGACCGAGGTGCTAAAATACTTCGCATTAATACCGATGTGCAATCGCTTCCATACACGGGTTGCAGTGGACAACAGCACAATCCTTTCGTGAGAAATTCCCTCTGTATCGCTTGAATTTAGGATTGCTGTGCCGACGCTCTGTCCTTTCCGAATTGGGTGGGCGACTCCAACAAAACTGTAGCCTAATACACCGTGTAAATCCAGATAACCGATAGCAATTTCAGGAGTAGGCAATCCTGCTAAACCTGCGGGATTCCATATCAGTGCGCTGGTGTCTTGGGTCGCTGCTGAGTATGCGCCACCCATTCCAGCCGGTCCTGCCATGAGTTCGATGTTCTCGAATGCGGCGTTAACTGCACCATTTAGCGAGAACATTAGCGTTAGCAGAAAGCATCGGAAGGGTTTCATAGTGGAATGAGGAAAGCGATTCGCGTTTTTCGTGTGTCTGTCTCCTTAAGGTCTTGGTCGCGCGGTGAAGCAAGGACAATTTTATCAAAACGCCGTCTCTTTGTCAATCAATGGGATTTATAGTGAGACCTGTAATTACTAAAGTTTGAACGGTTTCTATCCAGATCAGGTGCTGTTTCCACCGCATTTTGCGTATTTTCTTCGCATTATAGCCACAAATGCAACTCAGAAAAAAATAAATGTAGATGCACCCATGCGCAGCCCCGTAGGGGCGAAATGTCTATAGAAACGTTGTCCCCCGCGCAGCTAAGCCCCGTAGGGGCGGCATGTTTATTGTCTAAAAATTGTCCAAACTTTAGTGTAATTAGCGTAAGTTCGATAAACAGGACTAATTCTTGTAGGTTGGGTTGAACGAGAACTTGAAGATAATTACAATATGAAGCAACTAAAATTACAATGCAAGCCTAAACACACCATAACGTTGATAGTTCCTCGAACTGAAATATGGCTGTTTTCGATAGAAGGAGGGTTTTCGTGGTTGTTAACTTTAGATTCCTATTCATCGTAATGTTGTTATTCCACTTGATTCTACCCGTTTTTTCCTTCAAGCCTTCTGGCGGGGTCTTGGTACTGGATGGTGATGATGACTACGCAATACTCTCACTTGTGGAACACGGGTATCTGATACCGGCAAACACCTTTGATTTCACCGTTGAGATCTGGTTCTATCCGAAATCTGGACCCAAGCGTGGAGAGACTAATCTCATCCTGAGTCAGCAAGTTCGCTTCGGGTTGACCTCAAATACTCAGGATTGTAACCTTGATAAAAATCAACTGTGTTGCTATGGGACAGCGCATCTTGAAGGAAGAGTTAAAGGCGTGATAACGCTTGACGTTGAAATAGAGAAGGACCAATGGAACTATCTGGCAGTCATTTTCAAAGATGGCGCGTTTAACTTCGCATACAACAACCGAATCCTTCAAACACGGTTCCCTTTGGTGGATCGAGTGGCTGCGGAAGTTCGTCAAAAACAGAAAGATTTCTTCGTAGGTGGGTATGATGAAGATGTATTCGTAATTAATCAGGATGGCATAGTGCTATCGCAAACGACTCGCTTTCATGGCGAAATTGATGCGATAAGATTTTCAAATATCGCTCGATATGACTTACCTGCCGAACGCAGGATTGAACCCTTCGATCCGCCGCATCGTTTCGAGAGTGATGAACATACTTTGGCATTATGGAATTTTGATGAGCGAGAAGGGGCGAATCGCTTTCAAGATGCGTCGGGAAACGGTAACACGCTAATTGGGATGAATGGTGCTACGGCCAGCGGTGCACTTGCTGTCAATCCGGCGAGTACCTCTGTAACCACGACATGGGGTCGAATCAAGTTGGAGTCGCGGTAAACCTAACCATAAGTGTCAATTTTAGAAAAAACAACCGTCGCGGACCGAGTCCGGTAGGTTCGGTTTCCTAACCGAACCGAGTTTTACCCATAAACCCTGGAGCCTTCAAAAACCTCTTTAGTCCCGTAGGGTTTATTTGCTTGGGTGTTTCTGCAGCATTTGTGTAGAAACGTATCTCTGCCAAGAACCAAGCCCCGTAGGGGCGGCATTTGTGGAACCCTTACTACAAAATGGCGTGAAAAATCCTAAATTGACACCTATGGAGTCGTGATGAACCTAACATACTAAATCCTAAGTAACACCTATCGGGTTTGGTTTGACATAGCACACGATAGGTGGTATACTATAAAAGAAGATAAGCGTGTATACATAGTGATTGCCCCTTTTTGTGCATGCTGGAATGACAACTGCCCTGTTTCGTGCAAAATTTCACGCTTAAGGCAGAAAAACGGATGGCATGGAAATTGCTACCCTGTATTGTGAATTGACAGCGATTTTAAGGAGGAACTCTAATGTCTTTATTTAAAAATGTGCGAGTAACGCTTGCGAGTTTTATGGCAGTTTTTTTGTTGATAGCACTGCCCAGCCTCGCTGAGATTGATCCGGAGAGTATCACCGGAATGTGGCTCTTTGACGAAGGAAAAGGTGGTACCGCCGCAGATTCATCAGAGAACGGAAACGATGGTGAGATTCACGGCGCGAAGTGGGTAGATGGGAAATTTGGAAAAGCACTTGAATTTGATGGTGCCAGCAATTGGGTTGAAGTGCCGCACTCAAACACTGTCGGCTTTAAAGCGGGTGTCTCGTTCACAATCACCTGTTATTTCAAAGGGACCAGGGTCGCTGGCGCACTCGTTGGAAAAAATTATGAGGATACATCGCAGGTCCTGCCGTGGTATCTGCTCTGGAACGGAGGTGCCGATAACAAGGTAACCCTCTACCTGCGCGATGGCGCATCAACCAGTTTCCGAGCGAATGGCACAACCGAAATTGGGGATGACAAATGGCATTTTGTCGTTGGTAGAGCCGATGCGGATGCTGGCAAGGCTTCGATATGGATAGACGGTAAAATGGAAGCTGAAGCCGACTTTAACGTAAAAGATGGATACGGCACCGGTGACGGCGTATTTCATGTCGGACGGCACTATGATCGGTATACTGAAGGCATTATTGATGAAGTTGCCCTCTTCAATGTCGCTTTGGAAGAAGAGGATATAAAATCTCTCATGGAAGACGGCCTTGAAACCGCTGCCGCTGTCGAACCTGTGAACAAATTGACAACGACATGGGGTAGAATCAAACAGCAATAAGCAAATAGGGGAAAACAATGAAACAGATACGGGCCTTTTCGGTGCAGCTTGCCAACCGAAAACTTGCTATACCAAAGGCGGTGCAGCTTGCCAACCGAAAACTTGCTATACCAAAGGCGGTGCAGCTTGCCAANNNNNNNNNNNNNNNNNNNNNNNNNNNNNNNNNNNNNNNNNNNNNNNNNNNNNNNNNNNNNNNNNNNNNNNNNNNNNNNNNNNNNNNNNNNNNNNNNNNNCGGTGCAGCTTGCCAACCGAAAACTTGCTATACCAAAGGCGGTGCAGCTTGCCAACCGAAAACTTGCTATACAAACGTTGACATTCGCACTCCTGTTGTTGGTGGGATTGGGCTGCGGAACAGAAAATCCGGTTGAGGAAGCGGTAGATTCCTCTCTAACCGAGACATCGACAGGCACGCTGCGTGGAGAGGTACAATCCATTGAGGGTGTATTAATTCAGGTACGTTTGTTGAAAGATGGGCAGCTTTTGACGCAGACCGAGACACAGGGTACCTACGAACTTGGAGCGGTCGAGGCTGGAAACTACACACTTCAAGTGTCAGCGAAGGGCTATGAAACCAAAGAGATAAATGCCACAGTTACCCCTGGGCAAGTTATTTCGCTGGATAAGGTGACGCTCGTACCCTTGGAAATCCCAGTCTCACATCTGCGCGGTGTGCTGACCAACGCAGCGACGAGTGAACCTCTCGGTGAGGTAAACCTGCAGCTTACGGATAAGGCGGGGAAAGTTTACGAAGCCTTGACGACAGCGACAGGTGTTTTTACCTTTGAAAACCTTCCAGTGGAACAAGCGTTGACCTTGGCAATTGATCACGCGGGTTATGAAGGTAAGGAAGTGGCAGTACATCCGATACCCGCGGCTGAGACTTTGGAATTGGTTGTTGAACTCATACCGCTGGCGGAGCCTGAAAGATTGGACCCGGGTCAAGGTTTGAGTATTGGAAGCCAGGCACCAGACTTTGAATTGCCCGATGGGAACGGCAAATTACACGCACTCGCTGATTCTATTGGGAACGAGAATGTCGTACTCATATTTTACCGCGGTGGTTGGTGACCGTTCTGCCGAGGGCAACTCGGTGAGTTGCAAAAAAACTATGCTAAAATTCGAGCCGCAGGTGCAGAACTTATCGCTATCAGTTCCGATGATGAAGGCGACACCAAAAAGACAGTTCAGGGCAGTGGGCTTGAATTCCCGGTACTTTCTGATAAGGACAGAGACGTAATCAATGCTTACAATGTCGTGGATGTTGGTAACAAAAGGATAGCACGTCCTGCTGCCTATATCGTTCGGAAGGATGGAACAGTCGCTTGGAAATCGCTTAATGGTGTGGCAGTGCGTGTTCCGACGGCACAAATTCTCACAGAATTGGGTAAACTTTAATGAAACCTTACGACGAGGTTACGGCGAACATTATTGCTGATAGCCAAGAGGATGAACAACATCAAGACGCACTTGATCGCCGAGAGTTCTTAACTCGGCTTGCTGCCGGTGTCGGGGGAATCGGGGGCGCGCTTAGTACACTTCCAGCATTTGCGCAGCTGAGTAGTGGGCAATTACAGCCAAACGACGTACAGACAGGACCCCTTACGCCTGTTGTTGAGGCACTCGGTAAGGAGGTCTGGGATGGCGATCGCCTCGATGAAGATGCGGTTAGTGAACTGATGGATCAGGCGATGATGAAGTTGACTGGACGCGCCTCTGCGAAAGAGGCATGGCGAGATATTGTGCTACCCGATGATATTGTCGGTATAAAAATTAACCCCCTCGGTGGACCGGAGCTCAGCACACATTCTATCATCGTTGATAAGATCGTTGAAGGGGTATACGGAGCGGGTGTCCTCAAAAAGCAAATTGTTATCTGGGACCGCTTTGAAGACCACCTCCTGAACGCTGGGTACCCGATCAGACAGGAGGATGGCGAGGTGCGAACCATCGCCTCTGACACAGAGGGTATCGGGTATGATGACGAAGTGTTTTATGAAAGCGAGAAGGATAGTGTCACTCGTCGGGAAAACGAAAGTACCCGTTCCCGGTATTCCCGAATCGTCACACAAGAGGTTGATGTGCTAATTAACGTCCCTGTCTTGAAGCACCACGCGATGGCGGGTGTGAGTGGGTGTTTAAAGAATCTCGCGTTCGGAAGTGTGGACAACACACGCCGGTTCCATGGGAAACCGATCTATTGCAATCCGGCTATCGGCGAGATTCTTGAACATAAGGTGCTAAAAGACAAACTCGCACTCAATATCGTTGACGGATTGGTCGCATCGTTCGACAAGGGACCGACATATCACGCCGAGAGCGCGTGGAAATACGGTGGTCTCTTTATTAGTACCGATCCGGTTATCCTCGATGTCTTGGTCCTTCAGACGATCAACCAAAAACGCGAGGAGATGGAATTGGATTCTGTTTCTAAACTCGCGAACCATGTCAACACAGCGAGTAGTCTCGGTTTAGGGACGAATACACTGGATCAAGTGGATCTTCAGAAAGTTGAGGTATGATAATGAAGCACAAACAGGTCAGCGTGGTTTCCTTTTTGATTCTCTTCTGCATCGCGATCATGTTTACAGGATGCACCGTGACTTTCACGCAAAACGACACCCTCCAGCTCAGTCTATCGGAACCGACAGAGAAGGCGATGTCGCTCGTTGCCGAATTTGAGGCGGGCGAGGCAGAGAGTGTTGCCGGTGATGTGACGCAAAAAACAGGGAGTGTCTGTGCCGGTGGGGCGTGTATCATCTATTAGTCGATTTTTGATTGCGCTTCGGTGCTCGCTTTGAAGACAGCATTAACCGCACCAAAAAGGACAGGCAAATTATCCATCGTCACACTTGTTCTATTTCGGGTAAAGGTGTTATCAACAAGCTGTCCAAACTGCCATAACGTTCCGTCGCTCACGATGCCGTAGACCGGAAAATCGGTATCCTCATTTATTTTTTGTGCGGCTACCAACTCGGATAGACATTGCCCCCAACCTTGATCAAAATCGTTCTTCTTTGCTTCGACGAGGATTATCAATGGCGTTCCGACAACGGGGATGCCCAATTCGGATCTCGTTGAGATAAGATAATCAGGCGTTCCGTTGAGCGTTTCATCATAACTAATGGCTTTCTTTATCCAGAGCGCATAATCTCCTGCATAAGGTTTGTATACCTCCTTTAAAATCGGAAAGATAATTGCCTCACAACGCGCCGCCTCCGATATTTCGTACTGCTTTGTCAATGATTGCATTCCAATCCCAGAGCAGCACTGTCCCATCCTCAGAACCGCTGGCAAGTGTCTTCCCATCGTGTGAAAATACCAAAGTTTCTATTGGCTCTGTATGTCCGGAGAGAGTTCCTAAATCCTCGCCGGTGTCCACATCTCGTAACTGGATTCGAGACTCACTCCATTTAGAATCAAGAAGCGTTTTTCCATCGGGTGAGAATATTAATATATCACTGAACCCTCGGTGATTATCAGAAATTACGCTGTGTTCCTGCATGCCTGTCTTTGTTACGTTCCACAAAGTAATGCTATCCGTATGTCCCAGAGCAAGAATAGCATTATCGGGTGAGAATGCCAAGCTGCTAGCTCTCTCAGTGGTGAATGTTGGAAATTCGCGACGCGCGTCCACATTCCATACTTGTGGAGTGCCGTGAATGCCGTATACAGCAAGCAGGGTTCCATTGGATGAAAACCTCAACTTCTTCGGGAACGGTGTTATCGTGTGAAACCGAAATATTTCAACGCCAGTGCTCATGTTCCACCCACGAATGTCTTGAGGACCACGGGTTGCAAGGACTTTGTTGTCGGACGAGAATACGAATGGGTCCCGGGGGTCTGCACCATCCTGCCAAGATCCAAGGAGTTCCTCACCACTGGTTATCTTCCATAATTGTACTTTGAATCCTTGTTGGAAATGCCCCCCGCGATGCCCCCATCCATACGGATCAAAGACGATTGTGCCACTTCTGCCTCGGCTGATAAAGTATGTACCATCCAATGAAAATGCGACCGTCTCAGTTAAATCACTCTCTGCTTCGGTAAAGGTTATCAACTCTTGTGCTGTTCTCAGATTCCAGACTTCGACAATTCCATTAAACGCTGCACTCGTGAGTGTTGTTCCATTTTCAGTAAACGCGACCGCTTTCACCCACTCCGTATGCCCAGCGGTAAAGATAGCGAGTTCCTGTCCATTGTCAGGATCCCAAAACCGGATGGTGCCATCAGCACTTCCGCTGGCAAGGCACCCGCTATAACGAGATGTTCCTTCTGGTGCGAAGGTTAGGGCATTAATAGTGTTTTTATGCCCTCTAAGCGTTGCAAGCTCACGTTCCGTCTTGACATCCCACACCTTGATTAGTTTATTCGCGGCACCGCTGGCAACGGTTTTTCCATCAACCGAAAAGGCAACGGTAGTAACCACCTCTTCATGCCCACTGAGTGTCGCTTGTTTAGTACCGTTCTCGGTATTCCACAGCAGTACTGTTTCGTCCTCACTCCCGCTTACGAGCGTTTTTCCATCTTGTGTGAACGCCAACATCCGAATTTCCGCTTCCCTTTCGTCCTGATCTGCTTCAAAAAAGCCCGCATGTCCATTGAGTGTCACCCTTCGTCTGCCTGTCGCTGTGTTCCACAAATGAATTTGTGTACCATTTTTGTCTCCAATGGCAACCATACCACCATGTTGAGAGAGTGCTGCTACCTCGTATGTGTCCACGTTTTTTGTGTCCGATAATTTTCTGCCGGTGTCCACATCCCAAGAAATAATATCACCAAATTTATCCAGACTTATCAGTGTTGTACCATCATCGGAGAATGCCAACGCTGTCGCTGAATCATGCCTCTCGGCTAATTTGAAAGTTGCGAGTTTGCTACCAGTCTCCAGTTCCCACAACTGGATGATTGGATTAGCGGCCCCACCACTTGCGAGAATCTTTCCATCTGGTGAGAACGCCAGCGCATTGACCTGCCCGCCGTGTCCTGTGAACAGAGCGGTTTCGTTTCCATTTGGGACATCGTATACCCAAACCGCGACATCCGTTCCCACAACAAGGTGAGTGCCGTCGGGTGAGAACCGCATTAGGTTGATACCACCCTTTCCAAGCCGCGCAATTGCCCCGTCAGGTAATCCCACTTTTGTATTGTCTTGCGCGAAACTGGTAGAGAGCATCGCGGCAATTGATAGAAAAGTGATGAAGAGTAAACGTTTCATTTTCATGATGTACTTGTATAGCGTCTGTTGCTACAAAGCCTGTAGATTAATGAAAAGGCGGGCTGATAAACCCGCCTGTGATAGAATTCAATTTGAATGATAGTGCTACTGATCAGATTTGATTTCACCCCACGTTGTCGTGAGACTTCCAGCCGGATCCACGGGAAGCACGCCTTCTTCAACGAAGATTGTCCACATGATAACCGGATCCCCGACAACCTCGTCAATACCGAGCAATTCCACTTCTCCTTCCGGGAACGGTTCATTGGATTTGTAGATAAAATACTCGACGGGTGGGTGTGGCGCATCAAGAACCAGTGTTTCTTCAGTATCCGTGTATCCCTTTGTAAACCAGCCTTTCGGATCTTGTCCACGATCTTCCGGACGTTTATGTCGGCTGTCCCATGCTTGATAGACATAAGCCGGGCGGTCGATGTTAAAGGTCAACCGATAATCCTGTCCGCCGGGGCAGTCCGCTGACGTGGAAACTTGTGTTAATCCTTGAAATTCTTTCGGGATATTCGTGATCGTATAGTTCCTATCGTGGAAAAATTTTCCACCTTCTTCCAACTCGACGGCTTTATAGACACCGTTCTTGTTATCCTTTATTTCCGTGACTTGCACCTGATCCGCGACAGCGATAAACGACACTGCGATGAAGAACGCAGCGATACAAACATAAGTTAGTTTCACTTCTTTTGGTACTCCTTTGTCGTTTGGTTTATAAGCCTCATGGAAAACTTGAAAAAAAACAACATCTGTGTCATACTTATGATTATACAACAATTTTTCCCAATTTACCAGAACAAATTTTCGCACTGGAAGAAGGAAATCCGATGGTTGAACACATTGTCCTACTCAAACTAAAGTCAGAGGTTACCGAGGCGCAGCTGGAAACCTTATCCGATGCCTTGTTGGGAATGACTGATGAAATCCCCGGCATTGCGTCCATAACTGCTGGCACGAACAACAGTCCTGAAGGCAAAAGCCAAGGGTATGCATACGGTTTTATCGTCCGTTTTACAGACGAAGCCGCACGCGACGCATATCTACCGCACCCTTTTCACCGTCAAGTCGCAAGTGAGCACATCCGTCCGCTTGTTGAAGATGTGCTTGTTTTCGATTATTCTGCCCCTGCTGATGCCCAAAGCATGTAGTTTGGAACATCGTGGAAAGCGGATTAATCTCGCGTAGGGGCAGCCCTCGTGGCTGCCCAGTGTAGCTTACCTCACCGAACCGCAAGGAAAACTAAAAATATGAATTGGAATATAGTCGTCGTTGTTTCAGATACACTGCGAACCGCATATCTCAGTCCTTACGGCAACGATTGGATTCAGACACCCAATTTAGCACGATTTGCCGAACAGAGCGTCAAATTTACGAACGCACATCCGGAATGCTTGCCGACCATTCCGACGCGCCGCACCTTACACACCGGTAGACGTGCCTATCCGTTCAGCACTTATACGCCTGTGCCGTGGGATAACGTCTATACACCCGGTTGGCAGCCGATGTCTTCCGATGAACCCGCAATCGCTGAATCACTTGTCCAAAACGGGTATCATACCGGTTTCTTTGCCGATGTACCGCACTATTTCGTACCGGGCATGAATTTCACGCGCGGCTTCCGGCAGTGGGAATTCGTCCGAGGTCAAGCCGAGGACAGATACCGCGGTGGCGCGCACGCCGATCCATCACTGATTTCCCGCTACCGAGGGAACCCCGACCGTATCCGTGCGCATATTGTGAACGTCCAACCCGAACGTCCAGAGGAAACATGGCCCACAGCCCGACTGTTCCGTTCTGCAATTGAGTTTGTTGAACATAACCATCAAAACACACCGTTTTACCTCTACGTTGATGGATTCACACCGCATGAAACGTGGGAAGCACCCATCCACTACTACGATCTCTACGGTAAGCGCGAAGACCGAGAACCTATCTGTCTCAATCTGCCCTACGGTTCGCTTAAAGATGAAGAACTTGAGGAACGATTGCCGAGCGTTAAAGCAAACTACGCCGGTTTGGTAACCCTCGTAGATACATGGTTCGGAAGGTTGGTAGATACCATCGATCGGCTTGGACTGCGTGAAAATACACTCATCATTTTCCTCGCAGACCACGGCACAAACTTCGCGGAGAATCCGGACAAAGCCACCGGAAAACCTGCAAACTTCATGTATCCCGGCACGATGGACATCCCTATGATAGTCAGCCATCCGTCAGGTGCTAACGCCGGTACGACGTGTGATGAATTCGTCTATACGCTTGATGTGCCTGCCACCGTCATGGCAGCCAGCCAAGTCGAACCTACTGGCGAAATTCAAGGACAGAGTTTGCTGCCACTTGTCGAAGGTAAAAGCGGTTTTGAATCGCGTGAATACTTGACCTGTCGCTATGTCAACTCTGTTTGGTATAAAGACGCGAAGAGTTGGTACTTCTCCAGCGTCGATTTTAATGACGATATACGACTGTTTGACCTTGAAGCAGACATCGACTGTCAGCATAACATCGCCGACAAGGGTGCTGATCGGATTGCGCTCGCGCAGGAGCGGATCTTAGCGGATGCAGGCGGGCATCTCCCACACTATAAACGTCAGGGCAGAACGGATGCTCTCGGTAGACCGCAGTTCGCAGAAGCGTAGTCTTAGGTATCTCTCACGTGACCGCTGGCGAGGGTGTTTTTGCTGGGGTGTTTCCCCTAGTATCCTCGCCCTTGTGTTGGTGTATAGGTAATTACGGGTTTTACTATATAATCCAAGTTGCTACCAACGGATTTTTGGCATTCTAACACGGTTTTTCAAATACTTTCCTCACCCCGTAGGGGTGCTATATCTATAGAATATTTCTGTGCTTTCTTCAGATATACACATTGCAAAATAAGATGAGGTAACATAATGAAAACGACACTGTATTCGATAATAACGCTATTCGTTGCCTTAACGCTTCCCTTTGCACAAAAAACCTCAGATGCTCAAACCAATGCGTGGAACGATTGGTTAGATAGACAAACTGATTGGGTAGTGGTGCGTGCCTTAGAAAATTGGCAAGAAAGGGATTTGATTGCAGAACTTGATGAGAGCCTGCTGACATCCATCCGCTCGGGTATTCGCGCACAACTCGAGACACAAATTACTGAGACGAAAAAGAAGTACGCGTCACCTTACGACATGAAGGGATATGATATCGAAGCGACGATAGAAAACACAGGTCCTCGGAAACATTTTGGTCCCCAAACTGTTGACGCGCTTATGGAATCTTTTCATAAGGAATACAACTTCATGATAACGTCTTATCGTGGGGAAGCATATCTTAAAGAATTAGATGCGAAGTACCCACCGGACGGATGGATTCAGATGTTGCTTGATAAAGAAGTCGCTATTGCGGATAAAGATTTTTATTCGCGATTCTTGTCAATACGGGGAAGGGTGGTAAACCTTGAAAACAAACCAGAGGAGTGGGCATCTGGAAAGCATGGAATCTCACCAACAAACGACTTTCATACGTACAGAAACGCTTTTGTGAATCGGATGATTTGGGAACACCAACAAATACGAGCAGCACTTCTAACCGACCCGAACATAATAGGCGGGTTCTTTGGAGGACCTGAAACACAAACCTTTTTTCCATACAAATCGGGGCGCGTCTACGTTAAAGGAGAGGGAGACAAGTTTGTGTTTTCAGGAGAGAAACTTTCTCCAAAACAGCAGTTTGAGCTGCTCTCTGAAGGTATAATCCCAGAGGGACACGAAATCATTTATCTTGATGAAAATTCAAATCTTCTTGATAAACCGCTGGTGCCTATTTCTACTGAGGTACTCCTCAAAACCGGTATACCCGGACCACCGTGGGACGAAACTGCCTCGGAAGGTCGCGCGTCAAATGCACCCAATGAAAAAACGATAACCGGTGAATATTTTCGAGTTCGCGTGCAGCACCCTGACCGATTAATAACACCAATTTCACCAGGGTGGGAAATACGCATCCATAAGAATGTTGGACTTCACGTCCAAGACCCGCGGCCTGTGTTTGAGGGTCCACCGAGAGATGATAGATAGTGCAACTGTGTCTGATAGCGTGGTGCCGTTACACACCTTATTAGATGCAAAGGCGCGCCAACGACATGCGCAAATGCCAAGTCAACACCTGTCGCGCCCAATCCAGTCAATGTCTCTGTTGGCTGATCCGTCGGGGTCTTCATGACATGAAGAATATGACAGTGGAGGATGGAGAACATGAGCGTTATTGCAAAAGATATTCAGATCCATTGGTGTATTCTTCAACCGTTACTTTGTTTGTATGAGACCAA
Coding sequences within:
- a CDS encoding LamG domain-containing protein, yielding MSLFKNVRVTLASFMAVFLLIALPSLAEIDPESITGMWLFDEGKGGTAADSSENGNDGEIHGAKWVDGKFGKALEFDGASNWVEVPHSNTVGFKAGVSFTITCYFKGTRVAGALVGKNYEDTSQVLPWYLLWNGGADNKVTLYLRDGASTSFRANGTTEIGDDKWHFVVGRADADAGKASIWIDGKMEAEADFNVKDGYGTGDGVFHVGRHYDRYTEGIIDEVALFNVALEEEDIKSLMEDGLETAAAVEPVNKLTTTWGRIKQQ
- a CDS encoding carboxypeptidase regulatory-like domain-containing protein, with the translated sequence VQLANRKLAIPKAVQLANRKLAIQTLTFALLLLVGLGCGTENPVEEAVDSSLTETSTGTLRGEVQSIEGVLIQVRLLKDGQLLTQTETQGTYELGAVEAGNYTLQVSAKGYETKEINATVTPGQVISLDKVTLVPLEIPVSHLRGVLTNAATSEPLGEVNLQLTDKAGKVYEALTTATGVFTFENLPVEQALTLAIDHAGYEGKEVAVHPIPAAETLELVVELIPLAEPERLDPGQGLSIGSQAPDFELPDGNGKLHALADSIGNENVVLIFYRGGW
- a CDS encoding DUF362 domain-containing protein, which gives rise to MKPYDEVTANIIADSQEDEQHQDALDRREFLTRLAAGVGGIGGALSTLPAFAQLSSGQLQPNDVQTGPLTPVVEALGKEVWDGDRLDEDAVSELMDQAMMKLTGRASAKEAWRDIVLPDDIVGIKINPLGGPELSTHSIIVDKIVEGVYGAGVLKKQIVIWDRFEDHLLNAGYPIRQEDGEVRTIASDTEGIGYDDEVFYESEKDSVTRRENESTRSRYSRIVTQEVDVLINVPVLKHHAMAGVSGCLKNLAFGSVDNTRRFHGKPIYCNPAIGEILEHKVLKDKLALNIVDGLVASFDKGPTYHAESAWKYGGLFISTDPVILDVLVLQTINQKREEMELDSVSKLANHVNTASSLGLGTNTLDQVDLQKVEV
- a CDS encoding WD40 repeat domain-containing protein, with translation MKRLLFITFLSIAAMLSTSFAQDNTKVGLPDGAIARLGKGGINLMRFSPDGTHLVVGTDVAVWVYDVPNGNETALFTGHGGQVNALAFSPDGKILASGGAANPIIQLWELETGSKLATFKLAERHDSATALAFSDDGTTLISLDKFGDIISWDVDTGRKLSDTKNVDTYEVAALSQHGGMVAIGDKNGTQIHLWNTATGRRRVTLNGHAGFFEADQDEREAEIRMLAFTQDGKTLVSGSEDETVLLWNTENGTKQATLSGHEEVVTTVAFSVDGKTVASGAANKLIKVWDVKTERELATLRGHKNTINALTFAPEGTSRYSGCLASGSADGTIRFWDPDNGQELAIFTAGHTEWVKAVAFTENGTTLTSAAFNGIVEVWNLRTAQELITFTEAESDLTETVAFSLDGTYFISRGRSGTIVFDPYGWGHRGGHFQQGFKVQLWKITSGEELLGSWQDGADPRDPFVFSSDNKVLATRGPQDIRGWNMSTGVEIFRFHTITPFPKKLRFSSNGTLLAVYGIHGTPQVWNVDARREFPTFTTERASSLAFSPDNAILALGHTDSITLWNVTKTGMQEHSVISDNHRGFSDILIFSPDGKTLLDSKWSESRIQLRDVDTGEDLGTLSGHTEPIETLVFSHDGKTLASGSEDGTVLLWDWNAIIDKAVRNIGGGAL
- a CDS encoding Dabb family protein, with the translated sequence MVEHIVLLKLKSEVTEAQLETLSDALLGMTDEIPGIASITAGTNNSPEGKSQGYAYGFIVRFTDEAARDAYLPHPFHRQVASEHIRPLVEDVLVFDYSAPADAQSM
- a CDS encoding sulfatase translates to MNWNIVVVVSDTLRTAYLSPYGNDWIQTPNLARFAEQSVKFTNAHPECLPTIPTRRTLHTGRRAYPFSTYTPVPWDNVYTPGWQPMSSDEPAIAESLVQNGYHTGFFADVPHYFVPGMNFTRGFRQWEFVRGQAEDRYRGGAHADPSLISRYRGNPDRIRAHIVNVQPERPEETWPTARLFRSAIEFVEHNHQNTPFYLYVDGFTPHETWEAPIHYYDLYGKREDREPICLNLPYGSLKDEELEERLPSVKANYAGLVTLVDTWFGRLVDTIDRLGLRENTLIIFLADHGTNFAENPDKATGKPANFMYPGTMDIPMIVSHPSGANAGTTCDEFVYTLDVPATVMAASQVEPTGEIQGQSLLPLVEGKSGFESREYLTCRYVNSVWYKDAKSWYFSSVDFNDDIRLFDLEADIDCQHNIADKGADRIALAQERILADAGGHLPHYKRQGRTDALGRPQFAEA